A genomic segment from Polyangium mundeleinium encodes:
- a CDS encoding VWA domain-containing protein: MNDRNTAARGAGTFSYAWVTLCSLLALVLVACGGGLNVRLINSAQKKPNNVWVFFTVDAGKDKPVGGLKAEDFKIYEDGEIVSTFESKQTIQNPEVAAVMYTMLLVDMSGSVTESGQADALVDAAKAFAERVGKTQKVGVYAFDGSEKIHSVVPFTEAQGSVEGGLEGLRSYKPKDPSTNLHGAVVEGLATLKKELDKDKRPLKFGSLVVFSDGTDRAARVTRDQMKDDMDKEEYENYQIYAIGVGAEIGKAKLDDIGRDGTELATDQAKVKEAFDRMAARIESHMKRFYLLSYCTPARKGEHEVRIEAISKQDPEGSGDVEYKFNADGFGPPPDCDPKAPPAFDLKEPAPKAAPAAK; encoded by the coding sequence GTGAACGACAGAAACACGGCCGCGCGCGGCGCGGGTACCTTTTCCTACGCCTGGGTGACGCTCTGCTCCCTGCTCGCGCTCGTGCTCGTCGCGTGCGGGGGTGGCTTGAACGTCCGGCTCATCAACTCGGCGCAGAAGAAACCCAACAACGTATGGGTCTTCTTCACGGTGGACGCGGGCAAGGACAAGCCCGTCGGTGGCCTCAAGGCCGAAGACTTCAAGATCTACGAGGACGGAGAGATCGTCTCGACCTTCGAGAGCAAGCAGACGATCCAGAACCCCGAGGTCGCGGCGGTCATGTACACGATGCTGCTCGTCGACATGAGCGGCAGCGTGACCGAGTCCGGGCAGGCGGACGCGCTCGTCGACGCCGCCAAGGCCTTCGCCGAGCGCGTCGGCAAGACGCAGAAGGTCGGCGTGTACGCGTTCGACGGCTCGGAGAAGATCCACTCGGTCGTGCCCTTCACCGAGGCGCAAGGCTCGGTCGAAGGCGGCCTCGAAGGGCTGCGCAGCTACAAGCCCAAGGACCCGTCGACGAACCTGCACGGCGCCGTCGTCGAGGGCCTCGCGACGCTCAAGAAGGAGCTCGACAAGGACAAGCGTCCCCTCAAGTTCGGCTCGCTCGTCGTCTTCTCGGACGGCACGGATCGCGCTGCACGCGTGACCCGCGACCAGATGAAAGACGACATGGACAAGGAAGAGTACGAGAACTACCAGATCTATGCGATCGGCGTCGGCGCCGAGATCGGCAAGGCGAAGCTCGACGACATCGGGCGCGACGGGACCGAGCTCGCGACGGATCAGGCGAAGGTCAAGGAAGCCTTCGACCGGATGGCCGCGCGCATCGAGTCGCACATGAAGCGCTTCTACCTGCTCTCGTACTGCACGCCGGCCCGCAAGGGTGAGCACGAGGTGCGCATCGAGGCGATCAGCAAGCAGGATCCCGAGGGCTCTGGCGACGTCGAGTACAAGTTCAACGCCGACGGCTTCGGGCCTCCGCCCGACTGCGATCCGAAGGCGCCTCCGGCCTTCGATCTGAAGGAGCCGGCGCCGAAGGCCGCGCCTGCCGCCAAGTAG
- a CDS encoding response regulator — protein sequence MARILVVEDSSAFRAFIRAALEDAPGLFAASPDDTHGEVEVVEAASGFDALRLLPRGNYDLVITDINMPDINGLELLRFMRDSERHRKVATIIISTQSSEKDRARGLALGADAFLAKPFTVEALQRAITTILQARSSLPAESSEGSR from the coding sequence ATGGCTCGTATCCTGGTCGTCGAGGACTCCTCTGCGTTCCGGGCGTTCATCCGCGCGGCGCTCGAGGATGCGCCGGGGCTCTTCGCAGCGAGCCCGGACGACACGCACGGTGAGGTGGAGGTCGTCGAGGCAGCCAGCGGATTCGACGCGTTGCGCCTCCTGCCGCGCGGGAACTACGACCTCGTGATCACCGACATCAACATGCCGGACATCAACGGGCTCGAGCTCCTTCGGTTCATGCGCGACAGCGAGCGGCACCGCAAGGTCGCCACGATCATCATCTCGACGCAGTCCTCCGAGAAGGACCGGGCGCGCGGCCTCGCGCTCGGCGCCGACGCGTTCCTCGCGAAGCCCTTCACGGTGGAGGCGCTGCAGCGAGCCATCACGACGATCCTGCAAGCGCGCAGTTCCCTTCCGGCCGAGAGCAGCGAGGGGTCGCGTTGA
- a CDS encoding chemotaxis protein CheA, with translation MTSESERAREEFFSEAQEIVEGLGRDLLALDEAQKAGHVDPDLINDVFRAVHTLKGLAGLFGATRMSSLSHKLEELLDDLRLGKVDVTAPVLDLLFLSVQLYGKLLQAEKEGRDQPMPELEKLLTQLDRGAGAGGTAGNGGHIIDPNLLAVLTEFEEHKLKTNIAQGNTLYRLKVRFQLATIDQGLDELKATAKPHGDIITYLPASDGDDIDSITLEILMGSRASAATLRNALHHLGVEVEELPRQGGGPAPAPAPAVSTPVQAHHIPTPTPSPPPVAPSHVPSAMPPLGHMPLDMTAPHAFPAPRLDAGASIPPKAQELGTIKSVAQTVRVDIQKLDVLMNIVGELSIVRTELERLLEKMRDAHTNRELRINLHRLQRDFERNVISLRRGILEVRMVPLGQVFDKLARVARQISREAGKQVNLVITGAETEVDKLIVEELSDPLMHMMRNAIDHGIEEREMREAVSKPAVGTIALNAFQKGNHVVIEIEDDGKGIDTERLLEKGIRMGVVQADEARTMSRREVLNLIFVPGLSTKSAVSEISGRGVGMDVVKTNISKLGGVIDVQSEPGIGTKFTVTLPITLAIISALIVKVSDQQFAIPLANVQEAVWLDAEAVRVIDGREAVTLRGSTLQLCYLARLFGLSDTPDAGGTGPFGSGFDMSPMSQAPGVPPRGSLRSESIRQDYAAAAFPYRPASSSSPSARTALAPRQKRRFIVVTAVGTRRLGLVVDSLVGEQDVVIKGLGPSLKNVAGFAGATQLADQRIALVLDAPALVEEMFAHADRARMHGGTHGF, from the coding sequence TTGACGAGCGAGAGCGAACGCGCGCGCGAGGAGTTCTTCTCCGAGGCGCAGGAGATCGTCGAGGGGCTCGGGCGAGATCTCCTCGCGCTCGACGAGGCGCAGAAGGCCGGCCACGTCGATCCGGATCTGATCAACGACGTCTTCCGCGCGGTGCACACGCTGAAGGGCCTGGCGGGCCTCTTCGGCGCGACGCGGATGTCGAGCCTCTCGCACAAGCTCGAGGAGCTGCTCGACGATCTGCGCCTCGGCAAGGTCGACGTCACGGCCCCCGTGCTCGACCTGCTCTTCCTCTCGGTGCAGCTCTACGGAAAGCTGCTCCAGGCCGAGAAAGAGGGCCGCGATCAGCCGATGCCCGAGCTCGAAAAGCTGCTCACGCAGCTCGATCGCGGGGCGGGCGCGGGCGGCACCGCGGGCAACGGCGGGCACATCATCGACCCGAACCTGCTCGCGGTGCTCACCGAGTTCGAGGAGCACAAGCTCAAGACGAACATCGCGCAGGGCAACACGCTCTACCGGCTGAAGGTGCGGTTCCAGCTCGCGACGATCGACCAGGGGCTCGACGAGCTCAAGGCGACGGCGAAGCCGCACGGCGACATCATCACGTACCTGCCGGCCAGCGACGGCGACGACATCGACTCGATCACGCTGGAGATCCTGATGGGGTCGCGCGCCTCGGCGGCCACGCTGCGGAACGCGCTCCACCACCTCGGCGTGGAGGTCGAGGAGCTGCCGCGGCAGGGCGGAGGTCCCGCGCCCGCACCCGCGCCGGCCGTCTCTACGCCTGTCCAGGCGCATCACATCCCCACGCCCACGCCTTCGCCGCCGCCCGTCGCGCCGAGCCACGTGCCGAGCGCCATGCCGCCGCTCGGCCACATGCCGCTCGACATGACGGCGCCGCACGCCTTCCCGGCGCCGCGCCTCGACGCGGGCGCGAGCATCCCGCCGAAGGCCCAGGAGCTCGGCACGATCAAGAGCGTCGCGCAGACGGTGCGCGTCGACATCCAGAAGCTCGACGTGCTGATGAACATCGTCGGTGAGCTGTCGATCGTGCGCACGGAGCTCGAGCGCCTGCTCGAGAAGATGCGCGACGCGCACACGAACCGCGAGCTCCGGATCAACCTGCACCGGCTGCAGCGTGACTTCGAGCGCAACGTCATCAGCCTGCGCCGCGGGATCCTCGAGGTCCGCATGGTCCCGCTCGGCCAGGTCTTCGACAAACTCGCGCGCGTGGCCCGGCAGATCAGCCGCGAGGCCGGCAAGCAGGTGAACCTCGTCATCACGGGCGCCGAGACCGAGGTCGACAAGCTCATCGTCGAGGAGCTCAGCGATCCGCTCATGCACATGATGCGGAACGCGATCGATCACGGCATCGAGGAGCGCGAGATGCGCGAGGCGGTGAGCAAGCCCGCCGTGGGCACGATCGCGCTGAACGCGTTCCAGAAGGGCAACCACGTCGTCATCGAGATCGAGGACGACGGCAAGGGCATCGACACCGAGCGCCTGCTGGAGAAGGGGATCCGGATGGGCGTCGTGCAGGCGGACGAGGCGCGCACGATGAGCCGCCGCGAGGTCCTGAACCTCATCTTCGTCCCCGGCCTCTCGACGAAGAGCGCCGTCAGCGAGATCAGCGGCCGCGGCGTCGGCATGGACGTCGTCAAGACGAACATCTCGAAGCTCGGCGGCGTGATCGACGTCCAGAGCGAGCCGGGCATCGGCACCAAGTTCACGGTGACCTTGCCGATCACGCTGGCGATCATCAGCGCGCTGATCGTGAAGGTGAGCGACCAGCAGTTCGCCATCCCGCTCGCGAACGTGCAGGAGGCCGTGTGGCTCGACGCCGAGGCGGTGCGCGTGATCGACGGACGCGAGGCCGTCACCTTGCGCGGCAGCACGCTGCAGCTCTGCTACCTGGCCCGCCTCTTCGGCCTCTCCGACACGCCGGACGCGGGCGGCACCGGCCCCTTCGGCTCGGGGTTCGACATGTCCCCGATGAGCCAGGCCCCCGGCGTCCCGCCGCGCGGCTCGCTCCGCAGCGAGAGCATCCGCCAGGACTACGCGGCCGCGGCCTTCCCGTACCGCCCGGCCAGCAGCTCCTCGCCCTCCGCGCGGACGGCGCTCGCGCCGCGCCAGAAGCGCCGGTTCATCGTCGTCACCGCGGTCGGCACGCGCCGCCTCGGCCTCGTCGTCGACTCGCTCGTGGGCGAGCAGGACGTCGTGATCAAGGGCCTCGGCCCGAGCCTCAAGAACGTCGCGGGCTTCGCGGGCGCGACGCAGCTCGCCGACCAGCGCATCGCGCTCGTGCTCGACGCGCCGGCGCTCGTCGAGGAGATGTTCGCGCACGCGGATCGTGCCCGCATGCACGGAGGCACCCATGGCTTCTAA
- the cheB gene encoding chemotaxis-specific protein-glutamate methyltransferase CheB produces the protein MKTGPLRVLVVDDSAYNRRNIADILSGSDEVEVVGKAGDGEEALRLALSLKPDVITLDLEMPKMDGFTFLRILMVRQPTPVIVVSSYSQKENVFKALELGAVDFVAKPSQRLAPDASLRREILQKVLLVRYLRPLAAVSQRNSAIPPLPRSTATPPVLSTPQPEQPSARSVANIAARFIVGIGSSTGGPTALLEILSRVPEKFAGAILIAQHMPEKFTRTFAERLDRKSAIRVSEAVDGDIVTARRAFICPGKMCMEAVVSQGPSGMGWNEIRLRVGPPSQHDRYIPSADRLLRSLAPVGSRAYGVILTGMGDDGVAGARAIRAGGGTIIAESEETAVVYGMPRAAVKAGVVNEVMGLPQIVDWVAQLS, from the coding sequence GTGAAGACCGGTCCGCTGCGGGTACTCGTCGTCGACGACTCCGCCTACAACCGAAGGAACATCGCGGACATCCTCAGCGGCAGCGACGAGGTCGAGGTCGTCGGCAAGGCGGGCGACGGTGAGGAGGCCTTGCGCCTCGCGTTGAGCCTCAAGCCGGACGTCATCACGCTCGACCTCGAGATGCCGAAGATGGACGGCTTCACGTTCCTCCGCATCCTCATGGTCCGCCAGCCGACGCCCGTGATCGTGGTGTCGAGCTACAGCCAGAAAGAGAACGTCTTCAAGGCCCTCGAGCTCGGCGCCGTCGACTTCGTCGCGAAGCCGAGCCAACGACTCGCGCCCGACGCCTCGCTCCGCCGCGAGATCCTCCAGAAGGTCCTCCTCGTCCGCTACCTGCGCCCGCTCGCGGCCGTGAGCCAGCGCAACAGCGCGATCCCGCCGCTCCCGCGCTCCACGGCCACGCCGCCGGTCCTCTCCACGCCGCAGCCCGAGCAGCCGAGCGCGCGCTCGGTCGCCAACATCGCGGCGCGCTTCATCGTCGGCATCGGCTCCTCGACGGGCGGCCCGACGGCGCTGCTCGAGATCCTGAGCCGCGTCCCCGAGAAGTTCGCCGGGGCGATCCTCATCGCCCAGCACATGCCGGAGAAGTTCACCCGCACGTTCGCCGAGCGCCTCGACCGCAAGAGCGCGATCCGCGTGTCGGAGGCCGTCGACGGCGACATCGTCACGGCGCGCCGCGCCTTCATCTGCCCTGGCAAGATGTGCATGGAGGCGGTCGTCTCGCAGGGCCCGAGCGGCATGGGCTGGAACGAGATCCGCCTGCGCGTCGGCCCTCCCTCGCAACACGACCGTTACATCCCGAGCGCGGATCGCCTCCTGCGCAGCCTCGCGCCTGTCGGCTCGCGGGCCTACGGCGTCATCCTCACGGGCATGGGCGACGACGGCGTGGCCGGCGCCCGCGCGATCCGGGCAGGCGGCGGCACGATCATCGCCGAGAGCGAGGAGACCGCGGTCGTCTACGGCATGCCGCGCGCGGCGGTGAAGGCCGGCGTGGTGAACGAGGTCATGGGGCTGCCGCAGATCGTGGACTGGGTGGCGCAGCTGTCCTGA
- a CDS encoding HEAT repeat domain-containing protein: protein MTPPSSPSISPALIEAALDAADAEERRQATSLAAELPLYDALPLLVRALGDTDWRVRKEATYAARAFIPAPSLIAAMVKTFEPCDNVGLRNASIEVLANCGSAATAPLEASLARLDADGRKLAVQALGYTRDPHALVILERSLRDLDENVRQGAVEAIAQLGPIAPVEVQRLLFRCLDSADPFAKLAALEGLNALGAMIPWERLAPLLEHPSLRSAALSAAAASESPAAAPALARMLHKARGGTFMLAIAALARLAEGPLLPAVTEALAAEGPELGERLVRVATAEGTDPPHHRAMALLLAAVARAPGVVDAAAAALAEETFTEQAERALFLLGPAALPGLVARIAPEQGTTPLTADVRAALIEVAASIALAPGAPERPTALLEALRKAALDDERRVATSALFALSRLGTEEDLALAARLVASPVRPVAHAAEGALASLATRHEKAARALGDTLVNGPGDDAFAAAIILGALAATRRASSPPPSPGDLGFLARAAAAEDVRTRRAAIGAVAEIGGDSALDVLSLALADEEREVQLAAARALGYLGAAARRRETSPDAHEAPSLRTILDVAGRSMDAELVATAIRALGEALSTIPPEAAGRAAASLIDALAPLARQAEAAVAIAAAEAIGRLRWGTSGRQAALVAALDHPDAAVVKAALLKVETSGPDGEVLLRLLDHPSPDVRLLAAETIAASDNSTLRERLAQRASLELDRDVRDTLEGALSSIRWRGERGFFGP, encoded by the coding sequence TTGACCCCTCCTTCGAGCCCTTCCATCTCGCCTGCGCTGATCGAAGCCGCTCTCGACGCTGCGGACGCCGAGGAGCGCCGCCAGGCCACCTCCCTCGCCGCGGAGCTGCCGCTCTACGACGCGCTCCCGCTCCTCGTCCGCGCGCTCGGCGACACCGACTGGCGCGTGCGCAAGGAGGCCACCTACGCCGCGCGCGCCTTCATCCCCGCGCCGAGCCTCATCGCGGCCATGGTGAAGACGTTCGAGCCCTGCGACAACGTGGGCCTGCGCAACGCCTCGATCGAGGTCCTCGCGAACTGCGGCAGCGCCGCCACCGCGCCCCTCGAAGCCTCGCTCGCGCGCCTCGACGCCGACGGCCGCAAGCTCGCCGTCCAGGCGCTCGGCTACACGCGAGATCCGCACGCCCTCGTCATCCTCGAGCGCTCGCTCCGCGACCTCGACGAGAACGTCCGCCAGGGCGCGGTCGAGGCCATCGCGCAGCTCGGCCCGATCGCGCCCGTCGAGGTCCAGCGCCTCCTCTTCCGTTGCCTCGACAGCGCCGATCCCTTCGCCAAGCTCGCCGCGCTCGAAGGCCTCAACGCCCTCGGCGCCATGATCCCCTGGGAGCGCCTCGCACCGCTCCTCGAGCACCCTTCTCTGCGCTCCGCGGCCCTCTCGGCGGCCGCCGCCTCCGAGAGCCCCGCGGCCGCCCCGGCGCTCGCCCGCATGCTCCACAAGGCGCGCGGCGGCACCTTCATGCTGGCCATCGCCGCGCTCGCGCGCCTCGCCGAGGGACCGCTCCTGCCCGCCGTGACCGAAGCGCTCGCGGCCGAAGGCCCCGAGCTCGGCGAGCGCCTCGTCCGCGTCGCCACGGCCGAGGGCACCGATCCGCCGCATCACCGCGCCATGGCGCTCCTCCTCGCCGCGGTCGCGCGTGCGCCCGGCGTCGTCGACGCGGCGGCCGCTGCGCTCGCCGAGGAGACCTTCACGGAGCAGGCCGAGCGCGCGCTCTTCCTCCTTGGGCCCGCAGCGCTGCCCGGCCTCGTCGCGCGCATCGCCCCCGAACAAGGCACGACGCCGCTCACCGCCGACGTGCGCGCGGCCCTCATCGAGGTCGCCGCCAGCATCGCCCTCGCGCCCGGCGCGCCCGAACGGCCCACGGCGCTGCTCGAAGCCCTGCGCAAGGCTGCGCTCGACGACGAGCGCCGCGTCGCCACGAGCGCCCTCTTCGCCCTTTCGAGGCTCGGCACCGAGGAGGACCTCGCGCTCGCCGCGCGCCTCGTCGCCTCGCCCGTTCGCCCCGTCGCGCATGCCGCCGAAGGCGCGCTCGCCTCGCTCGCGACCCGCCACGAGAAGGCCGCGCGTGCGCTCGGCGATACGCTCGTGAACGGCCCCGGCGACGACGCCTTCGCCGCCGCGATCATCCTCGGCGCCCTCGCCGCCACGCGCCGCGCATCGAGCCCGCCCCCGTCTCCCGGCGACCTCGGCTTCCTCGCGCGCGCGGCCGCGGCCGAGGACGTGCGCACGCGCCGCGCGGCCATCGGCGCCGTCGCCGAGATCGGCGGCGACTCTGCGCTCGACGTCCTCTCGCTCGCGCTCGCCGACGAGGAACGCGAGGTCCAGCTCGCCGCGGCGCGCGCGCTCGGTTACCTCGGCGCGGCGGCGCGGCGACGTGAGACATCGCCCGACGCGCACGAGGCGCCGAGCCTCCGCACCATCCTCGACGTCGCGGGCCGCTCCATGGATGCCGAGCTCGTGGCCACCGCGATCCGCGCCCTCGGCGAGGCCCTCTCCACGATCCCACCCGAGGCCGCGGGGCGCGCTGCGGCCTCGCTCATCGACGCCCTCGCGCCGCTCGCCCGCCAGGCCGAGGCCGCCGTGGCGATCGCCGCGGCCGAGGCCATCGGGCGCCTGCGCTGGGGCACGTCGGGGCGGCAGGCCGCGCTCGTCGCGGCGCTCGATCACCCCGATGCAGCCGTCGTCAAAGCGGCGCTGCTCAAGGTCGAGACGAGCGGCCCCGACGGCGAAGTCCTCCTCCGTCTGCTCGACCATCCTTCGCCGGACGTCCGGCTCCTCGCGGCCGAGACGATCGCGGCGAGCGACAACTCGACCTTGCGTGAGCGCCTGGCGCAGCGCGCGTCGCTCGAACTCGATCGGGACGTCCGCGACACCCTCGAGGGCGCGCTCTCGTCGATCCGCTGGCGAGGAGAAAGGGGTTTCTTCGGGCCGTGA
- a CDS encoding CheR family methyltransferase — protein MRFPDEIRLAPDEFRLLRDLINQHCGISLSPEQRPVIERRLRERLSVHGLHSFGEYYQLLRSPDRGRAELDEALDLVTINETYFYREDYQLTALRTELFPMLRRPPLSRESLSIWSAGCSTGEEVYSIAITAKEAGLSGRRDVRIFGSDISRRCVAHARRGVYGSSSFRAIPMDLKRKYFVEKPDGMHVQDDLRAWCHFGHLNLLDPVRASVVGRVDIIFCRNVLIYFDDASRRRVIDMFYDRLLPGGFLLLGHSESLLNVSTAFELVHLRDDLVYRKPITASRFAPQGLEGGTHGSGKP, from the coding sequence ATGCGCTTCCCGGATGAGATCCGCCTCGCGCCGGACGAGTTCCGCCTCTTGCGGGATCTCATCAACCAGCATTGCGGCATCTCGCTGAGCCCGGAGCAGCGCCCCGTGATCGAGCGGCGCTTGCGCGAGCGCCTCAGCGTGCATGGCTTGCACTCGTTCGGCGAGTACTACCAGCTCCTCCGCTCGCCGGATCGGGGCCGGGCCGAGCTCGACGAAGCGCTCGATCTCGTCACGATCAACGAGACCTATTTCTACCGCGAGGACTACCAGCTCACGGCGCTCCGCACCGAGCTCTTCCCGATGCTCCGCCGCCCGCCGCTCTCCCGCGAGAGCCTCTCGATCTGGAGCGCGGGCTGCTCCACGGGCGAGGAGGTCTACTCCATCGCCATCACGGCCAAGGAGGCCGGCTTGTCCGGCCGCCGCGACGTCCGCATCTTCGGCAGCGACATCTCGCGCCGCTGCGTGGCGCACGCGCGCCGCGGCGTGTATGGCTCCTCGTCGTTCCGTGCGATCCCCATGGACCTCAAACGGAAGTATTTCGTCGAGAAGCCCGACGGCATGCACGTGCAGGACGATCTCCGGGCCTGGTGCCACTTCGGGCACCTGAACCTGCTCGATCCGGTCCGGGCGTCGGTCGTGGGCCGCGTCGACATCATTTTCTGTCGCAACGTTCTGATCTATTTCGACGACGCCTCACGGCGCCGCGTGATCGACATGTTTTACGATCGACTCCTCCCGGGCGGCTTCTTGCTCCTCGGCCACTCGGAGTCGCTCCTCAACGTCTCGACCGCGTTCGAGCTCGTCCATTTGCGCGACGACCTCGTCTATCGGAAGCCCATCACGGCCTCGCGGTTTGCCCCGCAGGGTCTGGAGGGCGGGACGCACGGATCGGGGAAGCCATGA
- a CDS encoding response regulator yields the protein MPVSKVLLVDDEPHIRRIGELSLKGVGKWKVVLASSGHEALDAAARESPDVILLDVMMPGMDGQETLGELRAREVTAAIPIIFMTAKVQKHEVDRYRELGAAGVIPKPFDPMSLPGQILDILASYASTRP from the coding sequence ATGCCCGTTTCGAAGGTGCTGCTGGTCGACGACGAGCCGCACATCCGCCGGATTGGTGAGCTGAGCTTGAAGGGCGTCGGCAAGTGGAAGGTCGTGCTCGCGTCGTCGGGGCACGAAGCGCTCGACGCGGCGGCGCGTGAATCACCCGACGTGATCCTTCTCGACGTGATGATGCCCGGCATGGATGGCCAAGAGACGCTCGGCGAGCTCCGCGCGCGCGAGGTCACGGCCGCGATCCCGATCATCTTCATGACCGCGAAGGTGCAGAAGCACGAGGTCGATCGGTACCGCGAGCTCGGCGCCGCAGGTGTGATCCCCAAGCCCTTCGACCCCATGTCCCTCCCCGGACAAATCCTCGACATCCTCGCCTCGTACGCAAGCACACGACCTTGA
- a CDS encoding chemotaxis protein CheW — MPDYGQRHRADPQKSLVGFVVGDVHYAIGIGQVREIVNPLPVTPLPHTPPEVSGVADHRGDVVPVLDLRIRFGMPPTSPTRSTKWILVDAGVRMVGLVVDAVSEVFGTGADEIRPTPPVGGGRDLRGISGVTNHNGLLVFVLDTKRFTEIVDDIADVLPPVDDL; from the coding sequence ATGCCCGACTATGGCCAGAGACACCGCGCCGATCCGCAGAAGAGCCTCGTCGGCTTTGTCGTGGGCGACGTGCACTACGCGATCGGGATCGGCCAGGTGCGCGAGATCGTGAACCCCTTGCCGGTCACGCCGCTTCCGCACACGCCGCCCGAGGTCTCGGGCGTGGCCGATCACCGCGGCGACGTCGTGCCCGTCCTCGATCTGCGCATCCGCTTCGGCATGCCGCCCACGTCGCCGACCCGCTCGACGAAGTGGATCCTCGTCGACGCCGGCGTGCGCATGGTCGGCCTCGTCGTCGACGCCGTCTCCGAAGTCTTCGGCACCGGCGCCGACGAGATTCGCCCGACGCCGCCCGTCGGCGGGGGCCGCGATTTGCGTGGCATCTCGGGCGTCACGAACCACAACGGGCTGCTCGTCTTCGTGCTCGACACGAAGCGGTTCACGGAGATCGTCGACGACATCGCCGATGTCCTGCCGCCGGTGGACGACCTGTGA
- a CDS encoding chemotaxis protein CheW, protein MASNLARRTTSAVLPAAAGTKRKKAQRDRGPITEYLAFRLAGDVYAAPVSIIREILKLHPLTPVPRAPASIMGIISVRGQLVTVIDLRRRLRLSEGPVTSKARILLVDPMGVELLGLYVDEVLQVYRLADSEIEHTATALGGEVASYIAGIARPAQAQASPQEGKGVALKSVGVVRQNASVIILLDLKVVLSS, encoded by the coding sequence ATGGCTTCTAACCTGGCCCGCCGCACCACCTCCGCGGTGCTCCCCGCCGCCGCGGGCACCAAGCGCAAGAAGGCGCAGCGCGATCGCGGCCCCATCACCGAGTACCTCGCGTTCCGCCTCGCGGGCGACGTCTACGCCGCGCCGGTCTCGATCATCCGCGAGATCTTGAAGCTCCACCCGCTCACGCCGGTGCCGCGCGCGCCCGCGTCGATCATGGGCATCATCAGCGTGCGCGGGCAGCTCGTCACGGTGATCGACCTGCGCCGCCGCCTGCGCCTCTCCGAGGGGCCCGTCACCAGCAAGGCGCGCATCCTGCTCGTCGATCCGATGGGCGTGGAGCTGCTCGGCCTCTACGTCGACGAGGTCCTCCAGGTCTACCGCCTCGCCGACAGCGAGATCGAGCACACGGCGACGGCGCTCGGCGGCGAGGTCGCGAGCTACATCGCGGGCATCGCGCGGCCCGCGCAGGCGCAGGCGTCCCCGCAGGAGGGCAAGGGGGTTGCCCTGAAGAGCGTCGGCGTCGTTCGCCAGAACGCGTCCGTGATCATCCTGCTCGATTTGAAGGTGGTGCTTTCGTCCTGA